A genome region from Tenebrio molitor chromosome 4, icTenMoli1.1, whole genome shotgun sequence includes the following:
- the dia gene encoding protein diaphanous isoform X4, which produces MDVTTRSKNSKRRSKRYLTGAGLESWFKGGGARKAPGSRPASQSSMLRPSSESDFTEAEDKAIKIFAEQVEKMSEKEVNVKFDELLSDMNLNNAKKMPLTMMSLDQKKQMLILKCKGTNQDVGHKFDKPTDYTTYLEQYSRPELLNMGKILNCVESLRIALTNNILSWMREFGYNGMKIVFKVLDLAIKERETKVQIECLRCVEKFMNNTDGLRMFLKYDVGHEIVAKCLDHRNQPVMIQALKILAALCFLDDHAGCSGTDKMLVAITKVHEANDVPRFLPIVNAITKCADNADLQSMCFQFINALLSQTDDFEFRMHLRNEIVRNGLYDTLVELKNETNPVIKNQFEIFENHKDIDLDELHDRFDKVRLDMDDIQDCFEVLKNMTLETGAEPYFLSILQHLLFIRDDINIRPAYFKLIEECVSQIVLQKSGIDPDFNKKRFDLDLQPLLDELKEKPVEIENSKIEELKKQLEEALGAKAEAEAKLELLARQPKESGGGKLDPSVVSGVAEALKAPPPPPMPGSGVPPPPPPPMMGGPPPPPMPGSGGPPPPPMPGSGGPPPPPMPGMGGPPPPPMPGMGGPPPPPMMGGPARVPLPGMAAETLPHGLKPKKKWDVSGPLKKANWKTIVPQKMSEKAFWVKVQEEQLASPDILDGLAKKFSSKPAKKLEDVTDSAGSNTGTLKKVKELKVLDGKSAQNISILLGGSLKHMSYDDITKCLLKCDDQVLTENVTEQLIQYLPPADQLTKLQQFKDKYDQLTEAEQFCVKISHVKRLLPRLKSLGFKHHYTEMVNDTKPDIVAATAACQEVKKSKKFARMLELILLLGNYMNSGSRNAQAFGFEMSFLTKLTGTKDVNNKQTLLHYIVETTESKFPELLNFFDEMPHIDRASRVSLDTIQKTLKQMDSNIRNLQTDINNNRVPQSGDDKFLEVMEKFAEDAREQCDVLQNMFKKMDSLYTDLSEYYVFDKQKYTLEEFFTDLKTFKDSFIEAKKDNDRERELVEKKEKARLAKEKADREKKERDATKKAFIDINPKETQEGVMDSLLEALQTGSAFSREQKRKRGSRPAGDGFEENILAERRAQLVRSRSRSGLIAGRELMRLIQKKRMDDHYNTRH; this is translated from the exons ATGGACGTGACCACACGGTCGAAAAACTCGAAAAGGCGCTCCAAACGATATCTGACTGGTGCCGGA TTGGAGTCATGGTTCAAGGGCGGAGGCGCGAGGAAGGCGCCCGGCTCGAGGCCGGCGTCCCAATCGTCGATGCTGAGACCGAGCTCCGAGAGCGACTTCACCGAGGCGGAGGACAAGGCGATCAAGATCTTCGCCGAGCAGGTGGAGAAGATGAGCGAGAAGGAGGTGAACGTCAAGTTCGACGAACTCCTG AGCGACATGAATCTGAACAACGCCAAGAAGATGCCGCTGACGATGATGTCGCTCGACCAGAAGAAACAGATGCTGATCTTGAAGTGTAAAGGGACGAATCAGGACGTGGGGCACAAGTTCGACAAGCCCACTGATTACACAACCTACTTGGAGCAGTACTCCAGGCCGGAACTGCTGAACATGGGGAAGATCCTTAACTGCGTCGAGTCGCTGAGGATCGCCCTCACGAACAATATTCTCAGTTGGATGAGGGAGTTCGGCTACAACGGCATGAAGATCGTCTTCAAGGTTCTGGATCTGGCTATCAAAGA GAGAGAGACGAAGGTCCAGATCGAGTGCCTCAGGTGCGTCGAGAAGTTCATGAACAACACCGACGGTCTCAGGATGTTCCTGAAGTATGATGTCGGTCACGAGATCGTCGCCAAGTGCCTGGACCACAGAAACCAGCCGGTGATGATCCAGGCGCTGAAGATTTTGGCGGCGTTGTGCTTTCTGGACGACCACGCCGGCTGCTCCGGCACAGACAAGATGTTGGTGGCCATCACCAAAGTCCACGAGGCCAACGACGTGCCGAGGTTTTTGCCGATAGTGAACGCCATCACCAAGTGCGCAGATAATGCCGACCTGCAG AGTATGTGTTTCCAATTTATTAACGCCCTTTTGTCCCAAACTGACGATTTTGAGTTCCGCATGCACCTCCGCAACGAAATCGTCCGGAATGGACTGTACGATACGTTGG TCGAACTGAAAAACGAGACGAATCCCGTGATCAAGAATCAGTTTGAGATATTCGAAAATCACAAAGACATCGATCTAGACGAGTTACACGATCGCTTCgataaagtgaggttagatatGGACGACATCCAGGACTGTTTTGAGGTATTAAAGAACATGACGCTAGAGACCGGAGCGGAGCCGTACTTTTTGAGCATTTTACAACATTTACTGTTCATCAGAGATGACATCAATATCAG ACCTGCCTATTTCAAACTGATCGAAGAATGCGTGTCACAAATCGTCCTTCAAAAGTCTGGAATCGACCCGGACTTCAACAAGAAACGTTTCGATTTAGACTTACAACCCCTATTGGACGAATTGAAAG AGAAACCAGTAGAGATCGAAAACAGCAAGATCGAAGAGTTGAAGAAGCAACTGGAGGAAGCGTTGGGGGCGAAAGCCGAAGCCGAAGCCAAATTGGAGCTGCTGGCGCGTCAGCCGAAAGAAAGCGGAGGCGGCAAACTCGACCCGTCCGTGGTGAGCGGAGTGGCCGAAGCTCTGAAAGCTCCACCTCCGCCTCCCATGCCAGGATCGGGAGTTCCGCCTCCGCCTCCTCCGCCGATGATGGGTGGACCTCCGCCTCCGCCCATGCCCGGATCGGGAGGACCTCCGCCTCCGCCGATGCCCGGATCGGGAGGACCGCCGCCTCCGCCGATGCCCGGAATGGGAGGACCTCCGCCTCCGCCGATGCCCGGAATGGGAggaccgccgccgccgccgatgATGGGGGGACCGGCGAGAGTGCCGCTGCCCGGAATGGCGGCGGAGACTCTGCCGCACGGTCTCAAGCCGAAGAAGAAGTGGGACGTGAGCGGACCCCTGAAAAAGGCCAACTGGAAAACG ATCGTGCCGCAGAAGATGTCGGAGAAGGCCTTCTGGGTCAAGGTCCAAGAAGAACAACTCGCCTCGCCCGACATCCTCGACGGTCTGGCCAAGAAGTTTTCGTCGAAACCTGCCAAGAAGTTGGAAGATGTGACGGATAGTGCAGGGTCGAACACGGGAACGCTGAAGAAGGTCAAAGAGTTGAAGGTTCTGGACGGCAAATCCGCCCAGAACATCAGCATACTGTTGGGGGGTTCCCTCAAACACATGTCCTACGATGACATCACCAAGTGTCTGTTGAAATGCGATGACCAAGTGCTAACAGAGAACGTCACCGAGCAGCTCATCCAGTACTTGCCGCCAGCTGATCAACTCACCAAATTGCAACAGTTCAAAGACAAATACGACCAGCTGACCGAAGCCGAACAGTTTTGCGTCAAGATATCGCACGTTAAACGCCTCTTGCCGAGACTCAAGTCGCTCGGTTTCAAACACCACTACACGGAGATGGTCAACGACACCAAACCG GATATTGTCGCGGCGACTGCCGCCTGCCAGGAAGTCAAGAAGAGCAAAAAATTCGCACGGATGCTCGAGTTGATCCTCCTGTTGGGTAATTACATGAATTCGGGAAGTCGCAACGCGCAAGCGTTCGGTTTTGAGATGAGTTTTCTCACTAAG CTGACAGGCACCAAAGAcgtcaacaacaaacaaactCTTCTCCATTACATTGTGGAAACTACAGAAAGCAAGTTCCCCGAGTTGTTGAATTTCTTTGATGAGATGCCACACATTGACAG AGCCAGCAGAGTGTCGCTAGATACGATACAGAAAACCCTCAAGCAGATGGACAGTAACATACGGAATCTACAGACCGATATAAACAACAACAGAGTGCCACAGAGTGGTGATGATAAATTTTTGGAGGTTATGGAG AAATTTGCCGAAGACGCGCGAGAACAGTGCGACGTGCTCCAGAACATGTTCAAAAAGATGGACAGTCTGTACACGGACCTGTCTGAATATTACGTGTTCGACAAGCAGAAGTATACCCTGGAGGAATTTTTCACGGACCTGAAAACCTTCAAAGATAGCTTCATCGAAGCGAAGAAGGACAACGACAGGGAGCGCGAACTGGTGGAGAAGAAGGAGAAGGCGAGACTGGCCAAGGAGAAGGCCGATCGAgagaagaaggagagagacGCGACGAAGAAGGCGTTCATCGACATAAACCCGAAAGAAACGCAAGAGGGCGTGATGGACAGTCTGTTGGAGGCACTCCAGACCGGCAGCGCTTTCAGCAGGGAGCAGAAGCGGAAACGCGGAAGTCGACCCGCAGGTG ATGGCTTTGAGGAGAATATTTTGG CGGAGAGGCGAGCGCAATTGGTCCGGTCCAGGTCCCGGTCGGGCTTGATAGCGGGGAGAGAGCTGATGAG ATTGATTCAGAAGAAGCGAATGGATGACCATTACAATACCAGACACTGA
- the dia gene encoding protein diaphanous isoform X5, giving the protein MDVTTRSKNSKRRSKRYLTGAGLESWFKGGGARKAPGSRPASQSSMLRPSSESDFTEAEDKAIKIFAEQVEKMSEKEVNVKFDELLSDMNLNNAKKMPLTMMSLDQKKQMLILKCKGTNQDVGHKFDKPTDYTTYLEQYSRPELLNMGKILNCVESLRIALTNNILSWMREFGYNGMKIVFKVLDLAIKERETKVQIECLRCVEKFMNNTDGLRMFLKYDVGHEIVAKCLDHRNQPVMIQALKILAALCFLDDHAGCSGTDKMLVAITKVHEANDVPRFLPIVNAITKCADNADLQSMCFQFINALLSQTDDFEFRMHLRNEIVRNGLYDTLVELKNETNPVIKNQFEIFENHKDIDLDELHDRFDKVRLDMDDIQDCFEVLKNMTLETGAEPYFLSILQHLLFIRDDINIRPAYFKLIEECVSQIVLQKSGIDPDFNKKRFDLDLQPLLDELKEKPVEIENSKIEELKKQLEEALGAKAEAEAKLELLARQPKESGGGKLDPSVVSGVAEALKAPPPPPMPGSGVPPPPPPPMMGGPPPPPMPGSGGPPPPPMPGSGGPPPPPMPGMGGPPPPPMPGMGGPPPPPMMGGPARVPLPGMAAETLPHGLKPKKKWDVSGPLKKANWKTIVPQKMSEKAFWVKVQEEQLASPDILDGLAKKFSSKPAKKLEDVTDSAGSNTGTLKKVKELKVLDGKSAQNISILLGGSLKHMSYDDITKCLLKCDDQVLTENVTEQLIQYLPPADQLTKLQQFKDKYDQLTEAEQFCVKISHVKRLLPRLKSLGFKHHYTEMVNDTKPDIVAATAACQEVKKSKKFARMLELILLLGNYMNSGSRNAQAFGFEMSFLTKLTGTKDVNNKQTLLHYIVETTESKFPELLNFFDEMPHIDRASRVSLDTIQKTLKQMDSNIRNLQTDINNNRVPQSGDDKFLEVMEKFAEDAREQCDVLQNMFKKMDSLYTDLSEYYVFDKQKYTLEEFFTDLKTFKDSFIEAKKDNDRERELVEKKEKARLAKEKADREKKERDATKKAFIDINPKETQEGVMDSLLEALQTGSAFSREQKRKRGSRPADGFEENILAERRAQLVRSRSRSGLIAGRELMRLIQKKRMDDHYNTRH; this is encoded by the exons ATGGACGTGACCACACGGTCGAAAAACTCGAAAAGGCGCTCCAAACGATATCTGACTGGTGCCGGA TTGGAGTCATGGTTCAAGGGCGGAGGCGCGAGGAAGGCGCCCGGCTCGAGGCCGGCGTCCCAATCGTCGATGCTGAGACCGAGCTCCGAGAGCGACTTCACCGAGGCGGAGGACAAGGCGATCAAGATCTTCGCCGAGCAGGTGGAGAAGATGAGCGAGAAGGAGGTGAACGTCAAGTTCGACGAACTCCTG AGCGACATGAATCTGAACAACGCCAAGAAGATGCCGCTGACGATGATGTCGCTCGACCAGAAGAAACAGATGCTGATCTTGAAGTGTAAAGGGACGAATCAGGACGTGGGGCACAAGTTCGACAAGCCCACTGATTACACAACCTACTTGGAGCAGTACTCCAGGCCGGAACTGCTGAACATGGGGAAGATCCTTAACTGCGTCGAGTCGCTGAGGATCGCCCTCACGAACAATATTCTCAGTTGGATGAGGGAGTTCGGCTACAACGGCATGAAGATCGTCTTCAAGGTTCTGGATCTGGCTATCAAAGA GAGAGAGACGAAGGTCCAGATCGAGTGCCTCAGGTGCGTCGAGAAGTTCATGAACAACACCGACGGTCTCAGGATGTTCCTGAAGTATGATGTCGGTCACGAGATCGTCGCCAAGTGCCTGGACCACAGAAACCAGCCGGTGATGATCCAGGCGCTGAAGATTTTGGCGGCGTTGTGCTTTCTGGACGACCACGCCGGCTGCTCCGGCACAGACAAGATGTTGGTGGCCATCACCAAAGTCCACGAGGCCAACGACGTGCCGAGGTTTTTGCCGATAGTGAACGCCATCACCAAGTGCGCAGATAATGCCGACCTGCAG AGTATGTGTTTCCAATTTATTAACGCCCTTTTGTCCCAAACTGACGATTTTGAGTTCCGCATGCACCTCCGCAACGAAATCGTCCGGAATGGACTGTACGATACGTTGG TCGAACTGAAAAACGAGACGAATCCCGTGATCAAGAATCAGTTTGAGATATTCGAAAATCACAAAGACATCGATCTAGACGAGTTACACGATCGCTTCgataaagtgaggttagatatGGACGACATCCAGGACTGTTTTGAGGTATTAAAGAACATGACGCTAGAGACCGGAGCGGAGCCGTACTTTTTGAGCATTTTACAACATTTACTGTTCATCAGAGATGACATCAATATCAG ACCTGCCTATTTCAAACTGATCGAAGAATGCGTGTCACAAATCGTCCTTCAAAAGTCTGGAATCGACCCGGACTTCAACAAGAAACGTTTCGATTTAGACTTACAACCCCTATTGGACGAATTGAAAG AGAAACCAGTAGAGATCGAAAACAGCAAGATCGAAGAGTTGAAGAAGCAACTGGAGGAAGCGTTGGGGGCGAAAGCCGAAGCCGAAGCCAAATTGGAGCTGCTGGCGCGTCAGCCGAAAGAAAGCGGAGGCGGCAAACTCGACCCGTCCGTGGTGAGCGGAGTGGCCGAAGCTCTGAAAGCTCCACCTCCGCCTCCCATGCCAGGATCGGGAGTTCCGCCTCCGCCTCCTCCGCCGATGATGGGTGGACCTCCGCCTCCGCCCATGCCCGGATCGGGAGGACCTCCGCCTCCGCCGATGCCCGGATCGGGAGGACCGCCGCCTCCGCCGATGCCCGGAATGGGAGGACCTCCGCCTCCGCCGATGCCCGGAATGGGAggaccgccgccgccgccgatgATGGGGGGACCGGCGAGAGTGCCGCTGCCCGGAATGGCGGCGGAGACTCTGCCGCACGGTCTCAAGCCGAAGAAGAAGTGGGACGTGAGCGGACCCCTGAAAAAGGCCAACTGGAAAACG ATCGTGCCGCAGAAGATGTCGGAGAAGGCCTTCTGGGTCAAGGTCCAAGAAGAACAACTCGCCTCGCCCGACATCCTCGACGGTCTGGCCAAGAAGTTTTCGTCGAAACCTGCCAAGAAGTTGGAAGATGTGACGGATAGTGCAGGGTCGAACACGGGAACGCTGAAGAAGGTCAAAGAGTTGAAGGTTCTGGACGGCAAATCCGCCCAGAACATCAGCATACTGTTGGGGGGTTCCCTCAAACACATGTCCTACGATGACATCACCAAGTGTCTGTTGAAATGCGATGACCAAGTGCTAACAGAGAACGTCACCGAGCAGCTCATCCAGTACTTGCCGCCAGCTGATCAACTCACCAAATTGCAACAGTTCAAAGACAAATACGACCAGCTGACCGAAGCCGAACAGTTTTGCGTCAAGATATCGCACGTTAAACGCCTCTTGCCGAGACTCAAGTCGCTCGGTTTCAAACACCACTACACGGAGATGGTCAACGACACCAAACCG GATATTGTCGCGGCGACTGCCGCCTGCCAGGAAGTCAAGAAGAGCAAAAAATTCGCACGGATGCTCGAGTTGATCCTCCTGTTGGGTAATTACATGAATTCGGGAAGTCGCAACGCGCAAGCGTTCGGTTTTGAGATGAGTTTTCTCACTAAG CTGACAGGCACCAAAGAcgtcaacaacaaacaaactCTTCTCCATTACATTGTGGAAACTACAGAAAGCAAGTTCCCCGAGTTGTTGAATTTCTTTGATGAGATGCCACACATTGACAG AGCCAGCAGAGTGTCGCTAGATACGATACAGAAAACCCTCAAGCAGATGGACAGTAACATACGGAATCTACAGACCGATATAAACAACAACAGAGTGCCACAGAGTGGTGATGATAAATTTTTGGAGGTTATGGAG AAATTTGCCGAAGACGCGCGAGAACAGTGCGACGTGCTCCAGAACATGTTCAAAAAGATGGACAGTCTGTACACGGACCTGTCTGAATATTACGTGTTCGACAAGCAGAAGTATACCCTGGAGGAATTTTTCACGGACCTGAAAACCTTCAAAGATAGCTTCATCGAAGCGAAGAAGGACAACGACAGGGAGCGCGAACTGGTGGAGAAGAAGGAGAAGGCGAGACTGGCCAAGGAGAAGGCCGATCGAgagaagaaggagagagacGCGACGAAGAAGGCGTTCATCGACATAAACCCGAAAGAAACGCAAGAGGGCGTGATGGACAGTCTGTTGGAGGCACTCCAGACCGGCAGCGCTTTCAGCAGGGAGCAGAAGCGGAAACGCGGAAGTCGACCCGCAG ATGGCTTTGAGGAGAATATTTTGG CGGAGAGGCGAGCGCAATTGGTCCGGTCCAGGTCCCGGTCGGGCTTGATAGCGGGGAGAGAGCTGATGAG ATTGATTCAGAAGAAGCGAATGGATGACCATTACAATACCAGACACTGA
- the Sgt1 gene encoding protein SGT1 homolog — protein sequence MAECDLGTQPKVQVKHDWYQTDAAVVITVLIKNVKADNLTVNFSQTCVQVDVKFPDQDDINIKFNLSHDVVPEQCSYKITPSKIEVKLKKSEGIRWAKLEGEEADLPKAIPIEVPQSSGPPAYPTSKKGKDWSVVEKEMKEAEAKEKPEGEEALNKLFQEIYGKGSDEVKRAMNKSYMESGGTVLSTNWNEISKDKVEVKPPDGMEWKKW from the exons atggcCGAGTGCGATCTTGGAACCCAG CCGAAAGTGCAAGTCAAGCACGACTGGTACCAGACCGACGCCGCCGTCGTAATCACCGTACTCATAAAAAACGTAAAAGCTGACAATCTCACCGTAAACTTCTCACAAACGTGTGTTCAAGTCGACGTCAAATTCCCAGACCAAGACGATATCAACATCAAATTTAACCTATCGCACGACGTAGTTCCTGAACAGTGCTCATACAAAATAACCCCGTCAAAG attGAGGTTAAGCTGAAAAAGAGTGAAGGAATCAGGTGGGCGAAACTCGAAGGAGAGGAGGCGGATCTTCCCAAGGCCATCCCGATCGAGGTCCCACAATCGAGCGGCCCCCCTGCCTATCCTACTTCGAAAAAAGGCAAGGACTGGTCAGTTGTGGAGAAAGAAATGAAAGAGGCTGAAGCTAAGGAGAAGCCTGAAGGTGAAGAGGCGCTCAACAAGCTCTTCCAGGAGATTTACGGTAAAGGGAGCGACGAGGTCAAACGGGCGATGAACAAGAGTTAT ATGGAAAGTGGGGGCACAGTGCTGAGTACCAACTGGAACGAAATTTCGAAGGACAAAGTTGAAGTGAAGCCTCCCGACGGCATGGAATGGAAGAAATGGTAG
- the dia gene encoding protein diaphanous isoform X7 → MDVTTRSKNSKRRSKRYLTGAGLESWFKGGGARKAPGSRPASQSSMLRPSSESDFTEAEDKAIKIFAEQVEKMSEKEVNVKFDELLSDMNLNNAKKMPLTMMSLDQKKQMLILKCKGTNQDVGHKFDKPTDYTTYLEQYSRPELLNMGKILNCVESLRIALTNNILSWMREFGYNGMKIVFKVLDLAIKERETKVQIECLRCVEKFMNNTDGLRMFLKYDVGHEIVAKCLDHRNQPVMIQALKILAALCFLDDHAGCSGTDKMLVAITKVHEANDVPRFLPIVNAITKCADNADLQSMCFQFINALLSQTDDFEFRMHLRNEIVRNGLYDTLVELKNETNPVIKNQFEIFENHKDIDLDELHDRFDKVRLDMDDIQDCFEVLKNMTLETGAEPYFLSILQHLLFIRDDINIRPAYFKLIEECVSQIVLQKSGIDPDFNKKRFDLDLQPLLDELKEKPVEIENSKIEELKKQLEEALGAKAEAEAKLELLARQPKESGGGKLDPSVVSGVAEALKAPPPPPMPGSGVPPPPPPPMMGGPPPPPMPGSGGPPPPPMPGSGGPPPPPMPGMGGPPPPPMPGMGGPPPPPMMGGPARVPLPGMAAETLPHGLKPKKKWDVSGPLKKANWKTIVPQKMSEKAFWVKVQEEQLASPDILDGLAKKFSSKPAKKLEDVTDSAGSNTGTLKKVKELKVLDGKSAQNISILLGGSLKHMSYDDITKCLLKCDDQVLTENVTEQLIQYLPPADQLTKLQQFKDKYDQLTEAEQFCVKISHVKRLLPRLKSLGFKHHYTEMVNDTKPDIVAATAACQEVKKSKKFARMLELILLLGNYMNSGSRNAQAFGFEMSFLTKLTGTKDVNNKQTLLHYIVETTESKFPELLNFFDEMPHIDRASRVSLDTIQKTLKQMDSNIRNLQTDINNNRVPQSGDDKFLEVMEKFAEDAREQCDVLQNMFKKMDSLYTDLSEYYVFDKQKYTLEEFFTDLKTFKDSFIEAKKDNDRERELVEKKEKARLAKEKADREKKERDATKKAFIDINPKETQEGVMDSLLEALQTGSAFSREQKRKRGSRPAGAERRAQLVRSRSRSGLIAGRELMRLIQKKRMDDHYNTRH, encoded by the exons ATGGACGTGACCACACGGTCGAAAAACTCGAAAAGGCGCTCCAAACGATATCTGACTGGTGCCGGA TTGGAGTCATGGTTCAAGGGCGGAGGCGCGAGGAAGGCGCCCGGCTCGAGGCCGGCGTCCCAATCGTCGATGCTGAGACCGAGCTCCGAGAGCGACTTCACCGAGGCGGAGGACAAGGCGATCAAGATCTTCGCCGAGCAGGTGGAGAAGATGAGCGAGAAGGAGGTGAACGTCAAGTTCGACGAACTCCTG AGCGACATGAATCTGAACAACGCCAAGAAGATGCCGCTGACGATGATGTCGCTCGACCAGAAGAAACAGATGCTGATCTTGAAGTGTAAAGGGACGAATCAGGACGTGGGGCACAAGTTCGACAAGCCCACTGATTACACAACCTACTTGGAGCAGTACTCCAGGCCGGAACTGCTGAACATGGGGAAGATCCTTAACTGCGTCGAGTCGCTGAGGATCGCCCTCACGAACAATATTCTCAGTTGGATGAGGGAGTTCGGCTACAACGGCATGAAGATCGTCTTCAAGGTTCTGGATCTGGCTATCAAAGA GAGAGAGACGAAGGTCCAGATCGAGTGCCTCAGGTGCGTCGAGAAGTTCATGAACAACACCGACGGTCTCAGGATGTTCCTGAAGTATGATGTCGGTCACGAGATCGTCGCCAAGTGCCTGGACCACAGAAACCAGCCGGTGATGATCCAGGCGCTGAAGATTTTGGCGGCGTTGTGCTTTCTGGACGACCACGCCGGCTGCTCCGGCACAGACAAGATGTTGGTGGCCATCACCAAAGTCCACGAGGCCAACGACGTGCCGAGGTTTTTGCCGATAGTGAACGCCATCACCAAGTGCGCAGATAATGCCGACCTGCAG AGTATGTGTTTCCAATTTATTAACGCCCTTTTGTCCCAAACTGACGATTTTGAGTTCCGCATGCACCTCCGCAACGAAATCGTCCGGAATGGACTGTACGATACGTTGG TCGAACTGAAAAACGAGACGAATCCCGTGATCAAGAATCAGTTTGAGATATTCGAAAATCACAAAGACATCGATCTAGACGAGTTACACGATCGCTTCgataaagtgaggttagatatGGACGACATCCAGGACTGTTTTGAGGTATTAAAGAACATGACGCTAGAGACCGGAGCGGAGCCGTACTTTTTGAGCATTTTACAACATTTACTGTTCATCAGAGATGACATCAATATCAG ACCTGCCTATTTCAAACTGATCGAAGAATGCGTGTCACAAATCGTCCTTCAAAAGTCTGGAATCGACCCGGACTTCAACAAGAAACGTTTCGATTTAGACTTACAACCCCTATTGGACGAATTGAAAG AGAAACCAGTAGAGATCGAAAACAGCAAGATCGAAGAGTTGAAGAAGCAACTGGAGGAAGCGTTGGGGGCGAAAGCCGAAGCCGAAGCCAAATTGGAGCTGCTGGCGCGTCAGCCGAAAGAAAGCGGAGGCGGCAAACTCGACCCGTCCGTGGTGAGCGGAGTGGCCGAAGCTCTGAAAGCTCCACCTCCGCCTCCCATGCCAGGATCGGGAGTTCCGCCTCCGCCTCCTCCGCCGATGATGGGTGGACCTCCGCCTCCGCCCATGCCCGGATCGGGAGGACCTCCGCCTCCGCCGATGCCCGGATCGGGAGGACCGCCGCCTCCGCCGATGCCCGGAATGGGAGGACCTCCGCCTCCGCCGATGCCCGGAATGGGAggaccgccgccgccgccgatgATGGGGGGACCGGCGAGAGTGCCGCTGCCCGGAATGGCGGCGGAGACTCTGCCGCACGGTCTCAAGCCGAAGAAGAAGTGGGACGTGAGCGGACCCCTGAAAAAGGCCAACTGGAAAACG ATCGTGCCGCAGAAGATGTCGGAGAAGGCCTTCTGGGTCAAGGTCCAAGAAGAACAACTCGCCTCGCCCGACATCCTCGACGGTCTGGCCAAGAAGTTTTCGTCGAAACCTGCCAAGAAGTTGGAAGATGTGACGGATAGTGCAGGGTCGAACACGGGAACGCTGAAGAAGGTCAAAGAGTTGAAGGTTCTGGACGGCAAATCCGCCCAGAACATCAGCATACTGTTGGGGGGTTCCCTCAAACACATGTCCTACGATGACATCACCAAGTGTCTGTTGAAATGCGATGACCAAGTGCTAACAGAGAACGTCACCGAGCAGCTCATCCAGTACTTGCCGCCAGCTGATCAACTCACCAAATTGCAACAGTTCAAAGACAAATACGACCAGCTGACCGAAGCCGAACAGTTTTGCGTCAAGATATCGCACGTTAAACGCCTCTTGCCGAGACTCAAGTCGCTCGGTTTCAAACACCACTACACGGAGATGGTCAACGACACCAAACCG GATATTGTCGCGGCGACTGCCGCCTGCCAGGAAGTCAAGAAGAGCAAAAAATTCGCACGGATGCTCGAGTTGATCCTCCTGTTGGGTAATTACATGAATTCGGGAAGTCGCAACGCGCAAGCGTTCGGTTTTGAGATGAGTTTTCTCACTAAG CTGACAGGCACCAAAGAcgtcaacaacaaacaaactCTTCTCCATTACATTGTGGAAACTACAGAAAGCAAGTTCCCCGAGTTGTTGAATTTCTTTGATGAGATGCCACACATTGACAG AGCCAGCAGAGTGTCGCTAGATACGATACAGAAAACCCTCAAGCAGATGGACAGTAACATACGGAATCTACAGACCGATATAAACAACAACAGAGTGCCACAGAGTGGTGATGATAAATTTTTGGAGGTTATGGAG AAATTTGCCGAAGACGCGCGAGAACAGTGCGACGTGCTCCAGAACATGTTCAAAAAGATGGACAGTCTGTACACGGACCTGTCTGAATATTACGTGTTCGACAAGCAGAAGTATACCCTGGAGGAATTTTTCACGGACCTGAAAACCTTCAAAGATAGCTTCATCGAAGCGAAGAAGGACAACGACAGGGAGCGCGAACTGGTGGAGAAGAAGGAGAAGGCGAGACTGGCCAAGGAGAAGGCCGATCGAgagaagaaggagagagacGCGACGAAGAAGGCGTTCATCGACATAAACCCGAAAGAAACGCAAGAGGGCGTGATGGACAGTCTGTTGGAGGCACTCCAGACCGGCAGCGCTTTCAGCAGGGAGCAGAAGCGGAAACGCGGAAGTCGACCCGCAGGTG CGGAGAGGCGAGCGCAATTGGTCCGGTCCAGGTCCCGGTCGGGCTTGATAGCGGGGAGAGAGCTGATGAG ATTGATTCAGAAGAAGCGAATGGATGACCATTACAATACCAGACACTGA